The region AAATTCAGTAGGTGATATGCTTGGCGAATCAACTTAACTACACCCGATTCCTTTAGGCCTAAATCCGATAGAAACATTTGGCGCTCTTCAAATGTTTCGAGTTCAGCTATTTCTGCCTCGGTTTTGGCTGCGATTACTAATATTTCAGCATTTTCATCGGCAATTGAGGCTTTTAGCTGTTCTACATATTTATTGCCATTTGTTGCGGAGCTTTCGTCTACGTTGCAAACATATAGAACCGGCTTGTTGGTTAGTAGAAAAAATTCTTTGGCAATTTCTTTTTCCAATTCGGTTAGTTCAACCGTTCTGGCTGATTTTCCCTTTTCCAAGGTCTCTTTATATCTCACCAGCAACTCGTATGCTTTTCGGGCATCGGCATCCTTACCTGTTTTGGCAATCTTTTCGGTTCTTGCAATTCTGCCTTCAATATTTTCCAGATCTTTTAGCTGTAGTTCCATGTCAATTACCTCTTTATCCCTAACAGGATTAACAGAGCCGTCAACATGGGTAATGTTATCGTCGTCGAAACACCGTAATACGTGGATAATGGCATCTGTTTCGCGGATATTGGCTAAAAACTTATTTCCCAAACCTTCCCCTTTGCTGGCACCTTTAACCAAACCGGCAATATCAACAATTTCAACGGTTGTGGGTACAACGCGTTGGGGCTTTACTAACTGTTCAAGTACAATTAATCGATCATCCGGAACGGTTATCATTCCTACGTTCGGTTCAATAGTACAAAAAGGAAAGTTTGCCGATTGTGCCCTTGCATTCGATAAGCAATTAAAAAGTGTTGATTTTCCTACATTTGGCAAACCAACGATTCCACACTGTAACCCCATTTGTATGTTATTTTTTCAAGGGGGCAAATTTAGTCTATTTAGGTGATATTGCAAAAGGAGGAATTTTGGGGATTGAAACTGGTTTTTGTATTGCTTATTTCTGTCAAAGTATTAATGCAATCGTTTGCTATAGAATCAAAAAAAAAGTATATTTTTTCTTCAAATTTTAAATAATTGATACTTATTTTCCAAATACAACTCTTTGTTTTGGAAATAGTTGATGTCTAATTTACCTTTGCTAGGTTTCATTGATGTTTCTATTGCATTGTGGCAAAGTAGATGTTTGTTTTTACATAATTTTCGATTTTTCATAAGATGTGCAATTTGCGAAATCAAAAAATAGTTAAACGTTGGTTTTAATAGATTTGGAGAGGGATTTCAGCGTTTTGTTGATGAAACAAAATGGGGAACGCAACGTAATTATTAATGATTTCTGCCGATAACATTTTTTCCAAGAATAAACTATCAAGTTTAATTTATGAAACCAACCAACTTAAAATTTTATATATGGATACTTCAATCGATAACGTTACTCTGTATGCCTGGGCAATAACCGATATTCTCAAAAACTATGAGGATAAAAAGCATGATTATAAGGAACTGTTTGAAATGTCAAAAGGATTAGATTTGTCAAAGCCCAATAACAAAATTCCTATTCAAGTATATATTGATATGTGTGATTGGATTGAAAGAAAACTGGGAAAATTCAATCTTATTAAAATCGGACGGAACATAGGCGAGTCTACCTATGTAATGATGCTCGAAAATAAAATGATTGTTAGCGACTGCACCCCGATAGACCTTATGAAGGCACTTATTCTAACAGCACAAAAGGGTGTTCAGGATCCTAAGAAGAGGGGCTGGGAAATTATAAGTTCTACCGATAAGTCAATAATCATGCGTAAAACTCAAATATTTAATACTCAAATTCAATTGGGGTTGCTCGATGCTTTAGTGCGCAAATCTAAGGTGTTTGGTGTGCAAGTAAATCTTGCAAAAGAACGTGGAAAGGGCTCGGAATTTGATGAGTACTTAATTACTTGGCTTTAAAGTGTATTTTTAATTTACAGGAAAAATGCCATTGGCTCGATTTGAATCGGATCAGTGGCATTTTTTCTATGCGTCAATATATTTGGAGTTTGTAATTCCCATACAAAAAGTATTACCTTTGCAAATTGGGATAATTTTGAAATTCATTACTAAATGACTGATTTAGAAAATCTTAAAAAAATCGCAACGCAGGTTCGTCGCGATATTATTCGTATGGTGCATAAACCCTCAAGTGGGCACCCCGGGGGATCGTTGGGTTGTGCTGATTTCTTCACTGCACTTTACTTCGATGTTTTAAACATCAATCCACAGAAATTTACCATGGATGGTAATGGCGAGGATTTGTTCTTTTTGTCCAATGGTCACCTATCAGCAGCATGGTATAGCGTTTTAGCCCGTAAGGGATATTTTGATGTTAAGGAACTTTCAACATTCCGGTTGATTGATTCCAGATTGCAGGGGCATCCAACTCCAGCAGAGCATTTGCCTGGCATTAGAGTTGCATCAGGTTCGCTGGGTCAAGGATTGTCTGTTGCCTGTGGTGCAGCATTAGCCAAAAAACTCAACAACGATAAGAGTACAGTTTATACGCTTCATGGCGATGGTGAGTTGCAGGAAGGGCAAATTTGGGAGGCAGTTCTATTTGCTGCCGCAAAAAAGATTGATAATATCATTTCAACTGTAGATTACAACGGAAAGCAGATTGATGGACCTGTTGACTCAGTTGTAACATTAGGCAATTTGAAAGCAAAATGGGAATCGTTTGGTTGGGATGTGCTAGAAACCAATGGAAACGATATGGGACAACTTATTGCAACCCTAAAAGAGGCAAAAAATCATACAGGCAAGGGAAAACCAGTTGTTATTTTGATGCGTACCGAAATGGGTATGGGTGTCGATTTTATGATGGGAACCCATAAGTGGCATGGCAAGGCTCCAAACGATGAGGAGTTTAATAAAGCGATGGCTCAACTTCCCGAAACCGTTGGAGATTTTTAAATCGATTAATCTTTAAAAATCAATAAAGATGAAAAACATTGCTGTAATTGCTCACGATGCAAAGAAACAAGAGCTGGCAAGATTCTTAAAGGATCACGAAGAATGGCTCCCTGGTGTAAACCTATTGGCAACAGGGAGAACTGCTGAGTTTATTGAAGAGCAAGGCATTAAATGTCGGCATTTGAGCCCAGGGCAGTCGGGTGGATACAACGAGATTACCGAGATGATTCAAAAACACGAGGTTGACATTGTTATCTTCCTTCGCGATCATAAAGTTGTTCAGGCTCATCACGAGGATATCCGACGCTTGCTTGAGGCTTGCAATGTAAATAATATTCCTCTTGCAACAAATCAAGCAACGGCTGAGTTGGTTATACTTGGACAGATTCGTCTGGAGGCAATTGAAAGAATGAAGCGTAACGCTTAATATTAAACTCATTTCAAAGAACCGATACCTTAAGATATAAGTCTTTTCAGGATTTATAATTGTGGGTGATTGAAAAAACTACAAAGAATGAAATATACATCAACAGGAAATAAGGATACACGCTCTGGCTTTGGAGCAGGATTGTATGAATTGGGAAAATCGAATCAAAATGTTGTTGCACTTTGTGCCGATCTCATAGGATCGCTTAAAATGGAGGAATTTGTTAAAGAATTCCCCGATCGTTTTGTTCAAACAGGTATTGCTGAAGCTAATATGATTGGAATGGCTGCGGGACTGACAGTTGGTGGCAAAATTCCTTTTGCAGGAACCTTTGCGGCATTTGCAACAGGTAGGGTGTACGATCAAATTCGCCAGTGCGTAGCTTATTCCAATAAGAATGTGAAGATTTGCGCATCGCATGCAGGTTTGACTCTTGGCGAGGATGGCGCGACTCACCAGATGATGGAGGATTTGGGCTTGATGAAGATGCTCCCTAATATGACAGTTATAAATCCATGCGACTATAATCAAACTAAGGCTGCAACGTTGGCCATTGCAAAGCATGTTGGTCCGGTTTACTTACGCTTTGGCCGCCCTGCTGTCCCCAACTTTACACCAGCCGATCAGGAATTTGTGATCGGGAAAGCTGTTGTGCTCGAGGAGGGAACTCAGGTTTCGATTTTTGCTACGGGTCATTTGGTATGGAAAGCGCTTGAGGCTGCCGAAATCCTTGCACAAAAAGGTATCTCTGCTGAAGTTATCAATATTCACACCATAAAGCCTTTGGACGAGGAGGCGATTATTCGCTCGGTTAGCAAGACTCGCTGCGCGGTTTCTGCAGAGGAGCATATGATGAATGGAGGTTTGGGCGATAGTATTGCTCAACTACTTGCCCGTAAGTTGCCCGCTCCTTTGGAGATTGTTGCTGTGGATGATAAGTTTGGCGAAAGCGGTACACCTAACGATTTAATGGTGAAGTACGGACTTGATACACCAAATATTGTTGAGGCTGCCCTAAAAGTAATTGCACGTAAATAACATTGGTTGAATGAATAGCTATTCCGATAAGGAACTGCTCGATATGTTTCGCAGTAGCGAAACAAAAAATTATGCATTTAACCTATTAGTAAGAAAATACCAGGAACGTTTGTATTGGCACATTCGTAAGATTGTTATTAGCCATGACGATACTGATGATGTAATTCAGAATACTTTTTTAAAGGTTTGGGGAGGGTTGGAGTCGTTCCGTGAAGATTCGCAGTTGTTTACGTGGCTTTACCGGATAGCTACCAACGAAGCCCTTACCTTTTTGAAAAAAAAGAAGATGAAGTATCTCTTGCCTCTTGTTGATGTGGAGCAACAATTGTGCAGAACGTTAGAGAGCGATTCTTTTGTGGATGGAAATGAATTACAGGTAAAACTTCAAAAAGCAATTCTGAAATTACCTGAAAAGCAGAGGGTCGTATTCAATATGAAGTATTTTGATGAAATGAAGTACGAAGATATGTCCGATGTTCTTGGAACATCTGTGGGAGCGCTAAAAGCATCATTTCATCATGCTGTAAAAAAAATCGAAAAATTTTTAGAGGAAGATTAAACCTTGTAGTGTTTTTATCATCCTAACAATAGAAAACGTTTTGAGAATGAGTAGTAAGGAAAATATGGAGTTTGATGATTTTAAGGCGGGGAAGAATTTGCCGTTCTCTGTTCCAGATGGGTATTTTGATGGTTTGCCAAGCAGAATACAGGATAAAGTAAATGCTTCGGTGAATTCTAATTCTATTGTGGAACGAGAGGGTTGGATGGTATCATTGCGCTCGCAGTTGGCCTTTGCTGCTGGGTTTGTTTTCATGGCAGTATTGGGCTATTTTGGGTATTATTTATCTCGTCCTTTAGCACAACAATCGAGGAAATCTGCTGGAACTGATTATGTGGAAATAGTAAGCCGTACTATTTCTGATTTTGAGGATATCGATCTGTATCGTGCCATTGAGAATAAGAAAAGACAGGATAGTTTAGATAAGGCAACAAGGGAACTGTACCAAAGATACTATGTTCGTAGCAATAATTGCATATCTATCATCGACGAGAAAAAAGAAATTGAACCATGATTTTGCTCAGACGATTATTAGTATTCATTTTAGTTGCATTTAGCTTTTCCCTGTCGGCTCAAACTGATTCGGAAAAAGCACTAAAGGCAGAAAAGGTAACGTTTATTACGAACAAACTTCAGTTAACACCCGAAGAGGCAAAAGTCTTTTGGCCAATTTATGATGAGTATTGGGAACGCAAAATATCAATTCTTAATGAGCGAAGAAAAATTGTTGATGAATTTGCCAAGGATATGGA is a window of Tenuifilaceae bacterium CYCD DNA encoding:
- the tktC gene encoding transketolase, translated to MKYTSTGNKDTRSGFGAGLYELGKSNQNVVALCADLIGSLKMEEFVKEFPDRFVQTGIAEANMIGMAAGLTVGGKIPFAGTFAAFATGRVYDQIRQCVAYSNKNVKICASHAGLTLGEDGATHQMMEDLGLMKMLPNMTVINPCDYNQTKAATLAIAKHVGPVYLRFGRPAVPNFTPADQEFVIGKAVVLEEGTQVSIFATGHLVWKALEAAEILAQKGISAEVINIHTIKPLDEEAIIRSVSKTRCAVSAEEHMMNGGLGDSIAQLLARKLPAPLEIVAVDDKFGESGTPNDLMVKYGLDTPNIVEAALKVIARK
- the mgsA_1 gene encoding methylglyoxal synthase, translating into MKNIAVIAHDAKKQELARFLKDHEEWLPGVNLLATGRTAEFIEEQGIKCRHLSPGQSGGYNEITEMIQKHEVDIVIFLRDHKVVQAHHEDIRRLLEACNVNNIPLATNQATAELVILGQIRLEAIERMKRNA
- the ychF gene encoding ribosome-binding ATPase YchF — translated: MITVPDDRLIVLEQLVKPQRVVPTTVEIVDIAGLVKGASKGEGLGNKFLANIRETDAIIHVLRCFDDDNITHVDGSVNPVRDKEVIDMELQLKDLENIEGRIARTEKIAKTGKDADARKAYELLVRYKETLEKGKSARTVELTELEKEIAKEFFLLTNKPVLYVCNVDESSATNGNKYVEQLKASIADENAEILVIAAKTEAEIAELETFEERQMFLSDLGLKESGVVKLIRQAYHLLNLETYFTAGPQEVKAWTYPKGALAPQAAGIIHSDFEKGFIRAEVIKYDDYVKYKSEQACKEAGKMHVEGKEYVVQDGDIMHFRFNV
- a CDS encoding DNA-directed RNA polymerase sigma-70 factor; the encoded protein is MNSYSDKELLDMFRSSETKNYAFNLLVRKYQERLYWHIRKIVISHDDTDDVIQNTFLKVWGGLESFREDSQLFTWLYRIATNEALTFLKKKKMKYLLPLVDVEQQLCRTLESDSFVDGNELQVKLQKAILKLPEKQRVVFNMKYFDEMKYEDMSDVLGTSVGALKASFHHAVKKIEKFLEED
- the tktA gene encoding transketolase, producing MTDLENLKKIATQVRRDIIRMVHKPSSGHPGGSLGCADFFTALYFDVLNINPQKFTMDGNGEDLFFLSNGHLSAAWYSVLARKGYFDVKELSTFRLIDSRLQGHPTPAEHLPGIRVASGSLGQGLSVACGAALAKKLNNDKSTVYTLHGDGELQEGQIWEAVLFAAAKKIDNIISTVDYNGKQIDGPVDSVVTLGNLKAKWESFGWDVLETNGNDMGQLIATLKEAKNHTGKGKPVVILMRTEMGMGVDFMMGTHKWHGKAPNDEEFNKAMAQLPETVGDF